The following are encoded in a window of Paraburkholderia hospita genomic DNA:
- a CDS encoding amino acid kinase family protein translates to MWVVKIGGSLSRDPLLKEWLQHLSEFGGGRVVIVPGGGEFADQAREHQAVWRFDDVAAHNMAVLGMAQYALMMQGLCRRLVIAATDAQIREALRAGRVAVWAPLDLLFQEPNRLTTWDVSSDSLAAWLANRLNAERLVIVKSCEVEPACTIEAYAAQGIVDRSFAGFTRDAPYPVDIVNRNDGSRVRDRLLHATAD, encoded by the coding sequence ATGTGGGTGGTGAAGATTGGCGGCAGTCTGAGCCGTGACCCGTTGCTCAAAGAATGGCTGCAGCACCTGAGCGAATTCGGCGGTGGGCGGGTCGTGATCGTGCCGGGCGGTGGCGAATTTGCCGACCAGGCACGCGAGCATCAGGCCGTCTGGCGTTTCGACGATGTCGCCGCGCACAACATGGCCGTGCTCGGGATGGCGCAATACGCGCTGATGATGCAGGGCCTGTGCCGTCGTCTCGTGATCGCCGCGACGGATGCGCAGATTCGCGAGGCGTTGCGCGCCGGGCGCGTCGCCGTGTGGGCGCCGCTCGACCTGCTGTTTCAGGAACCCAACCGGCTGACCACGTGGGATGTCAGCTCGGACAGTCTCGCCGCATGGCTCGCCAACCGGCTGAACGCCGAACGGCTTGTGATCGTGAAGTCGTGTGAGGTCGAACCGGCATGCACGATCGAAGCCTATGCGGCGCAGGGCATCGTCGACCGCTCGTTCGCTGGCTTCACGCGCGACGCGCCGTATCCCGTCGACATCGTGAACCGGAACGACGGGTCGCGCGTGCGCGACCGCCTGCTTCACGCGACAGCCGACTGA
- a CDS encoding DUF447 domain-containing protein, giving the protein MIHETIVTTVSPGGKPHSAPMGVRHEGDTFILMPFLPSATFDNIVSTGCAVVNFTTDVRVFAGCVTGRRTWSTLPVHHVPCVRLADTLAHAELRLVSVGGDPQRPTLVMERVAMCTDAPFTGFNRAQAAVIEGAVLVSRLSMLPREKVESEIAYLSIAIDKTAGPSEQQAWQWLMEAVDVFYVRSAATAQVFPEEAL; this is encoded by the coding sequence ATGATCCACGAAACCATAGTCACGACGGTATCGCCCGGCGGCAAGCCGCATAGCGCGCCGATGGGCGTGCGCCACGAGGGCGATACGTTCATCCTGATGCCGTTTCTGCCATCCGCGACATTCGACAATATCGTTTCGACGGGCTGTGCCGTCGTCAACTTTACGACCGACGTACGCGTGTTTGCCGGCTGCGTCACAGGCCGCCGTACGTGGTCTACGCTGCCTGTCCATCACGTGCCGTGCGTGCGACTCGCCGACACGCTCGCGCACGCTGAACTGCGTCTGGTCTCGGTCGGCGGCGATCCGCAACGCCCCACGCTGGTCATGGAACGCGTCGCCATGTGCACGGATGCGCCGTTCACCGGATTTAACCGCGCGCAGGCCGCTGTCATCGAAGGCGCGGTGCTGGTCAGCCGGCTCTCCATGCTGCCGCGCGAGAAAGTGGAATCGGAAATCGCGTACCTCTCCATCGCCATCGACAAGACGGCTGGCCCGAGCGAACAGCAGGCCTGGCAGTGGCTGATGGAAGCGGTCGATGTCTTTTACGTGCGGTCGGCTGCCACCGCTCAAGTCTTTCCAGAGGAGGCCCTATGA
- a CDS encoding formylmethanofuran dehydrogenase subunit A, which yields MSTFRLRGGRVYDPASRIAGQISDICVRDGRIVDLPEQESVDCEYDASGMVIMAGGIDMHSHIGGGKVNLARLLMPEDHRGRRASDNPLELASCGDCTPGTLATGYRYAEMGYTAAFEPAMIASNARHTHLEMGDTPIIDHGAYVMLGNDELFLRMLAGHTDYERLRDYVGWSIHATRALGVKVVNPGGISAFKFNQRSLDVDEHHTHYGITPRDVLHVLARALTDLGVPHPLHIHASNLGVPGNIDSTLVTIDALEGLPGHLTHIQFHSYGNDGPRKFSSAAHRIAEAVNANPNISIDVGQIMFGQTVTASGDIMKQVKQAAFASPRKWIAGDIECDAGCGVVPFRYRETSYVNALQWTIGLELFLLVNNPWQITLTTDHPNGGPFTSYPHLIRLLMDKSFRDEQLAKLHPDVAAQSPLVSLKRELDLNEIAILTRAAPARLLGLKDRGRLDAGAAADIAVYREHADREAMFRAPVYVFKDGELVARDGRIVATPVGGTHYVEPEFDRSIEKVVEEYGDAYLATNMRRAPISRDELCLCGNGGRLLPAACGVHRQQRAESPS from the coding sequence ATGAGCACGTTCCGGTTGCGCGGTGGCCGCGTGTACGATCCAGCCTCACGCATCGCCGGGCAGATCAGCGACATCTGCGTGCGTGACGGCCGGATCGTCGATCTGCCCGAACAGGAATCCGTCGATTGCGAATACGACGCCTCGGGCATGGTCATCATGGCGGGTGGCATCGACATGCATTCGCATATCGGCGGCGGCAAGGTCAATCTCGCGCGCCTGCTGATGCCGGAGGATCATCGCGGCCGCCGCGCTTCCGACAATCCACTCGAACTCGCCTCGTGCGGCGACTGCACGCCCGGCACGCTCGCGACGGGCTACCGGTATGCCGAGATGGGTTACACGGCGGCATTCGAGCCGGCGATGATCGCATCGAACGCGCGCCACACGCACCTCGAAATGGGCGACACGCCGATCATCGATCACGGCGCCTACGTGATGCTCGGCAACGACGAATTGTTCTTGCGCATGCTGGCCGGGCATACCGACTACGAACGCCTGCGCGACTACGTCGGATGGTCGATTCACGCGACCCGCGCGCTTGGTGTGAAGGTCGTCAATCCGGGCGGCATTTCGGCATTCAAGTTCAACCAGCGCAGTCTCGATGTCGACGAGCACCATACGCACTACGGCATCACGCCTCGCGACGTGCTGCATGTACTCGCTCGCGCGCTCACCGATCTCGGCGTGCCGCATCCGCTGCATATTCACGCAAGCAATCTGGGCGTGCCGGGCAATATCGATTCGACGCTCGTCACCATCGATGCGCTCGAAGGTCTGCCCGGCCATCTCACGCATATTCAGTTTCATAGCTACGGCAACGACGGTCCCCGGAAGTTTTCGTCGGCGGCGCACCGGATCGCGGAGGCCGTCAACGCGAACCCGAACATCTCGATCGATGTCGGCCAGATCATGTTCGGCCAGACGGTGACGGCGTCGGGCGATATCATGAAGCAGGTCAAGCAGGCCGCCTTCGCGTCGCCGCGCAAATGGATCGCGGGTGATATCGAATGCGATGCGGGCTGCGGTGTGGTCCCGTTTCGCTACCGTGAAACCAGCTACGTCAACGCGCTGCAGTGGACGATCGGCCTGGAGCTTTTCCTGCTGGTGAACAACCCCTGGCAAATCACGCTCACGACCGATCATCCGAACGGCGGCCCGTTCACGAGCTATCCCCATCTGATCCGCCTGCTGATGGACAAATCGTTCCGCGACGAGCAACTGGCGAAGCTTCATCCCGACGTTGCCGCGCAATCGCCGCTTGTCAGCCTGAAACGGGAACTCGACCTCAACGAGATCGCCATCCTGACCCGCGCCGCGCCCGCCCGGCTGCTTGGGCTCAAAGATCGTGGCCGGCTCGATGCGGGCGCGGCCGCCGATATCGCCGTGTACCGCGAACATGCCGACCGCGAAGCGATGTTCCGCGCGCCCGTCTACGTGTTCAAGGACGGTGAACTGGTCGCGCGCGACGGCCGCATCGTCGCGACGCCAGTGGGCGGCACGCACTATGTCGAACCCGAATTCGACCGCTCGATCGAAAAGGTGGTCGAGGAGTACGGGGACGCCTATCTCGCGACCAACATGCGGCGCGCGCCCATCAGCCGCGATGAACTCTGCCTGTGCGGCAACGGCGGGCGTCTGCTGCCTGCAGCGTGCGGCGTACATCGCCAACAGCGTGCGGAGTCCCCGTCATGA
- a CDS encoding molybdopterin-binding domain-containing protein, protein MTSISSPTSWTCPFCPLLCDRLSIAAGETLTLTGTDCPRATRALAQFSARPAHAQPMHDGKPIAFDDAIGLAAQWLAQAKQPLFAGMATDVAGTRALYRLANASAAIIDHAHGRSLMHGLTAMQDRGAFTTTLSEVRARSDLIVCFASTPTARYPAFFKRCGVGAKPADATGPARRDVIFVGSGIDASLESMAQPGTVSQRAIPLQGDLYETIALLNARIDSLLKGQPMPGNAPALESLAVDMLAARYVTLVWSTADLPGSHATLLVEGLDRLTKSINLKTRAGCLSLGGDDGAATVNQTLTWMSGLPLRTGVHRTGLEHDPHRYDTQRLLEDRAVDALVWVASFGADLPPPENDMPTIVLGHPGLAASSTDRHGPTLFMPVSTPGIGSAGHLFRTDGGVVLPLVPVYDDSLPTVAHVAAQIAHALAAPHSTAQSTAKEPAR, encoded by the coding sequence ATGACCTCTATCAGTTCCCCCACGTCCTGGACGTGTCCGTTCTGCCCGCTGTTATGCGATCGCCTTTCGATCGCAGCGGGCGAGACGTTGACCCTGACGGGCACCGACTGTCCGCGTGCGACGCGGGCTCTCGCGCAGTTCAGCGCGCGCCCCGCACACGCACAGCCGATGCACGACGGCAAGCCGATCGCGTTCGACGATGCCATTGGCCTCGCGGCCCAATGGCTCGCGCAAGCGAAGCAACCGTTATTCGCGGGCATGGCCACCGATGTAGCCGGCACGCGAGCGCTGTATCGCCTGGCCAACGCGAGCGCCGCCATCATCGATCACGCCCACGGCCGCTCGTTGATGCACGGCCTGACGGCGATGCAGGACCGCGGCGCGTTCACGACCACGCTTTCCGAAGTGCGCGCGCGCTCGGACCTCATCGTCTGTTTCGCGTCGACGCCCACGGCGAGATATCCGGCGTTCTTCAAACGCTGCGGGGTCGGTGCGAAGCCGGCCGATGCAACAGGCCCGGCCCGGCGCGACGTGATCTTCGTCGGCAGCGGGATCGACGCGAGCCTCGAATCTATGGCGCAGCCCGGCACGGTTTCGCAACGCGCCATCCCGTTGCAGGGCGATCTGTACGAGACCATTGCGCTGCTGAACGCGCGGATCGATTCGCTTTTGAAAGGCCAGCCGATGCCAGGCAATGCGCCTGCACTCGAGTCGCTGGCCGTGGACATGCTCGCGGCGCGCTACGTCACGCTCGTCTGGAGCACGGCCGACTTGCCTGGCAGCCATGCGACGCTGCTGGTCGAAGGGCTCGACCGTCTGACCAAGTCGATCAACCTGAAGACCCGCGCAGGCTGCCTCTCGCTCGGCGGAGACGACGGCGCCGCGACCGTCAACCAGACGCTCACGTGGATGTCTGGTCTACCGCTACGCACAGGCGTGCATCGAACCGGTCTCGAACACGATCCGCATCGCTACGACACACAACGGTTGCTCGAAGACCGTGCTGTCGATGCTCTCGTCTGGGTCGCAAGCTTCGGCGCCGACCTGCCGCCGCCAGAGAACGACATGCCGACGATCGTACTGGGCCATCCCGGCCTAGCGGCATCGTCCACGGATCGCCACGGGCCGACGCTCTTCATGCCAGTCTCGACACCCGGCATCGGTTCTGCTGGTCATCTGTTCCGCACGGACGGCGGCGTCGTGCTGCCGCTCGTGCCTGTTTATGACGACAGCTTGCCCACCGTCGCGCATGTGGCCGCGCAAATCGCGCATGCGCTGGCAGCACCGCATTCGACCGCACAATCAACCGCAAAGGAGCCCGCCCGATGA
- a CDS encoding formylmethanofuran dehydrogenase subunit C yields the protein MKRITLRLKHAPSLRIDARELLPARLAELSAVEIGKMALWHGSEPINVGDLFAVEIADEASLDLPQLRFEGDMQRFDRLGSRMDAGHLVIDGNAGDFLGAQMSAGTIVVEGHCGSFAACELSGGRVEIRGNAGDFAGAALPGDMDGMRGGTLVIHGDAGARLGDRMRRGTMIVFGSAGAFVASRMVAGTIAVAGRVGEHPAYGMRRGSLLLLDSAWPATQRFAENASDIDVFWRLLVPTLAREGGAFAMLSRAQPPRRLRGDVSVQGKGEILLAG from the coding sequence ATGAAGCGCATCACGTTACGTCTGAAGCACGCGCCCAGCCTGCGCATCGACGCGCGCGAACTCCTGCCCGCGCGACTCGCGGAACTGAGCGCCGTCGAAATCGGCAAGATGGCGCTTTGGCACGGCAGCGAGCCGATCAACGTGGGCGATCTGTTCGCTGTCGAGATCGCTGATGAAGCATCGCTCGACCTGCCTCAACTCAGGTTCGAGGGCGATATGCAACGCTTCGACCGGCTTGGCTCGCGCATGGACGCGGGCCATCTCGTCATCGATGGCAATGCAGGGGATTTTCTCGGCGCGCAGATGAGCGCGGGGACGATCGTCGTCGAAGGTCATTGCGGGAGCTTCGCCGCGTGTGAGCTATCGGGCGGCCGCGTCGAGATTCGCGGCAATGCCGGGGATTTTGCAGGCGCCGCGCTGCCGGGCGACATGGACGGCATGCGCGGGGGCACGCTCGTGATTCATGGCGATGCGGGCGCGCGTCTGGGTGACCGCATGCGTCGCGGCACGATGATCGTATTCGGATCGGCGGGCGCGTTCGTGGCGTCGCGCATGGTCGCGGGGACGATCGCCGTTGCAGGCCGTGTCGGCGAACATCCGGCGTATGGAATGCGGCGCGGCTCGCTGCTGCTGCTCGATTCCGCGTGGCCTGCAACGCAACGCTTCGCGGAAAACGCCAGCGATATCGACGTATTCTGGCGGCTGCTGGTGCCGACGCTCGCGCGAGAAGGCGGCGCGTTTGCCATGTTGTCGCGTGCGCAACCTCCACGGCGGCTACGCGGCGATGTATCGGTGCAAGGCAAGGGCGAAATATTGCTGGCTGGGTAA
- a CDS encoding hydantoinase/oxoprolinase family protein yields the protein MPRDLVIGWDIGGAHVKAARIEAGRVSDVMQWVCPLWQGMAHLDAVFEAAVQRWPDHGDAEHAVTMSGEMADIFSNREAGVAALAGRLASRFGRDASFYAGRSGWQPHESVLEYWADVASANWHATAALIASRVPAAVLVDIGSTTTDFIAIREGVLASRGMDDAGRLRSGELVYQGVVRTPLCALSQRIRFRGEQHNVMNELFATTADVYRLTGELDPLHDQHPTADGGAKDRMASCQRLARMIGRDARDASMADWESFAREWRKAQLAHLSTNLAQVLGRVGLGHDVVLVSAGCGAFLADELAAQFGRDVIAFSSLTKADGTTAGWAQVCAPAVAVALLRVDEAHMADATV from the coding sequence ATGCCGCGTGATCTCGTGATCGGCTGGGACATCGGCGGCGCGCATGTGAAGGCAGCACGCATCGAGGCGGGGCGCGTATCCGATGTGATGCAATGGGTCTGCCCGCTCTGGCAGGGCATGGCGCACCTCGACGCCGTATTCGAAGCAGCGGTGCAGCGTTGGCCCGATCACGGTGATGCCGAGCATGCCGTGACGATGAGCGGCGAGATGGCGGACATCTTTTCCAACCGTGAGGCGGGCGTCGCCGCGCTCGCGGGCAGACTGGCGAGCCGCTTCGGGCGAGACGCTTCGTTCTATGCCGGCCGGTCAGGATGGCAGCCGCACGAATCCGTTCTCGAATACTGGGCCGATGTGGCGTCCGCGAACTGGCATGCGACGGCGGCACTGATTGCTTCGCGTGTACCCGCCGCCGTGCTCGTCGACATCGGCAGCACGACCACGGATTTCATTGCGATCCGCGAAGGCGTGCTCGCTTCGCGCGGGATGGATGACGCGGGGCGGCTCAGGTCCGGCGAGCTTGTTTATCAGGGTGTCGTGCGTACGCCGCTGTGCGCGCTCTCGCAGCGCATCCGCTTTCGCGGCGAACAGCACAACGTGATGAACGAACTGTTTGCCACGACGGCCGACGTCTACCGTCTGACGGGCGAACTCGACCCGCTGCATGACCAGCATCCCACGGCCGACGGCGGCGCGAAGGATCGCATGGCAAGCTGCCAGCGTCTCGCACGCATGATCGGGCGCGATGCGCGCGATGCATCGATGGCCGACTGGGAGAGCTTCGCTCGCGAATGGCGCAAAGCACAGCTTGCGCATCTGTCGACGAATCTCGCCCAGGTGCTCGGGCGTGTCGGGCTGGGGCACGATGTGGTGCTGGTGTCGGCGGGCTGCGGTGCGTTCCTCGCGGATGAACTCGCGGCGCAGTTCGGGCGCGATGTGATCGCCTTCTCGTCGCTAACGAAAGCAGACGGAACAACTGCTGGCTGGGCGCAGGTCTGTGCGCCAGCCGTCGCTGTCGCCCTTCTGCGCGTCGACGAAGCGCACATGGCCGACGCAACGGTCTGA
- a CDS encoding (5-formylfuran-3-yl)methyl phosphate synthase has translation MIRMLASVRDLDEARDAAQAGADLIDLKEPGAGALGAVAAPRIAHIVQSLRAEHPGLPISAAVGDLRPGDHASLEYRASQVGRCGVDYVKAGIPADSASFDLALRSLTYMRSLHWNMIPVLLVDNGLDLRIVEQACELRFAGVMVDTASKRRGDLFQCVPLAVLDSMVQIARAHNVMAGLAGALLSKHVPLIRALGPDIAGFRTALCDGSRTGRLNAARVRDLRAQLLGSARAANDTGFEVRAQSAVA, from the coding sequence ATGATTCGTATGCTCGCCAGTGTGCGCGACCTCGACGAGGCGCGCGACGCCGCTCAGGCCGGCGCGGATCTGATCGATCTGAAGGAGCCTGGCGCGGGCGCGCTCGGCGCCGTCGCAGCGCCCCGGATCGCGCACATCGTGCAGTCGCTGCGCGCCGAGCATCCCGGTCTGCCCATCAGCGCCGCCGTCGGTGATCTGCGTCCGGGAGACCACGCATCGCTCGAATATCGCGCGTCGCAGGTCGGACGCTGCGGCGTCGACTATGTGAAAGCAGGCATACCGGCCGACAGCGCTTCGTTCGATCTCGCGCTCCGAAGCCTCACGTATATGCGAAGCCTGCACTGGAACATGATCCCCGTGCTGCTGGTGGACAACGGCCTCGATCTGCGGATCGTCGAACAGGCATGCGAACTGCGTTTTGCGGGCGTGATGGTGGATACGGCCAGCAAGCGACGCGGCGATCTGTTTCAATGCGTCCCGCTTGCCGTGCTCGACAGCATGGTGCAGATCGCGCGCGCCCACAATGTGATGGCGGGGCTGGCGGGCGCGCTGCTCAGCAAGCACGTGCCGTTGATCCGCGCGCTCGGTCCCGACATCGCCGGTTTCCGGACGGCGCTGTGCGACGGGTCGCGCACCGGCCGGCTCAATGCGGCACGCGTGCGCGATCTGCGCGCGCAACTCCTGGGCTCCGCTCGCGCGGCCAACGATACCGGCTTCGAGGTACGGGCTCAGTCGGCTGTCGCGTGA
- a CDS encoding ATP-grasp domain-containing protein, whose amino-acid sequence MKKVLLYEYLSADGCVDEWIAPELRMQGRAMRDAVARDLARSGHIALTCVAGHDEVHDTADTSRAIEWCPAPFAISPTRFIAAEARRHDAVWVIAPETGGVLSALCEAVGPDRWIGCDAAAVRIASSKRRTARYLALAGIATPRAWSVDAPLEPACNASAWVVKPDDGAGAVDTRVFHDYRMAEYVFLRRAAAHERVTLEEWISGDAFSLSLLCTRGHAELLSINRQHIGVRDGQLAYEGLTANAIPLSSEMAGTCRSLAARVARALPGLAGFVGIDFVWHRERGPVVIEVNPRVTCAYTALAGAVESNIAASIVAQHFDLDDDFNRRRYAA is encoded by the coding sequence ATGAAAAAGGTCCTGTTATACGAATATCTCAGCGCCGATGGCTGCGTGGACGAATGGATCGCACCGGAACTGCGGATGCAGGGCAGGGCGATGCGCGATGCCGTCGCACGCGATCTCGCGCGTTCAGGCCATATCGCGCTGACCTGCGTCGCGGGTCATGACGAAGTCCACGACACAGCGGATACGTCGCGCGCAATCGAATGGTGTCCCGCGCCGTTTGCGATTTCGCCGACGCGCTTCATCGCAGCCGAAGCGCGCCGTCACGACGCCGTATGGGTGATCGCGCCGGAGACGGGCGGCGTGCTGAGCGCGCTATGCGAAGCCGTCGGACCTGACCGATGGATCGGCTGCGACGCGGCGGCCGTGCGCATCGCGAGCAGCAAACGCCGCACGGCGCGGTATCTCGCTCTGGCCGGCATCGCCACGCCGCGTGCATGGTCGGTGGACGCGCCGCTCGAACCCGCGTGCAACGCGAGCGCCTGGGTCGTGAAGCCCGACGACGGCGCGGGCGCCGTCGATACCCGCGTTTTTCACGACTACCGGATGGCGGAATACGTGTTCCTGCGTCGCGCTGCAGCGCACGAGCGCGTCACGCTGGAAGAATGGATCAGCGGCGATGCGTTCAGTCTCTCGCTGCTTTGCACGCGAGGCCATGCGGAGCTACTCAGCATCAACCGGCAACACATCGGCGTGCGTGACGGCCAACTCGCCTATGAAGGCCTGACGGCGAACGCGATTCCTCTGTCGAGCGAAATGGCGGGGACGTGCCGCTCGCTCGCAGCGCGCGTGGCTCGCGCGCTTCCGGGCCTGGCCGGTTTCGTAGGCATCGATTTCGTGTGGCATCGGGAACGCGGCCCCGTCGTGATCGAAGTCAATCCGCGCGTGACGTGCGCTTACACGGCGCTTGCCGGCGCGGTGGAATCCAATATCGCAGCAAGCATCGTCGCGCAGCACTTCGATCTGGACGACGACTTCAACCGGAGGCGCTATGCCGCGTGA
- the fhcD gene encoding formylmethanofuran--tetrahydromethanopterin N-formyltransferase → MSDITSSAAPVVERPAAPRSVRGVAIDDTFAEAFPMKATRLIVTARNATWARNAAIAATGFATSVIACGCEAGIERELSPDETPDGRPGVALLLFSMSGKELAKQVERRVGQCVLTCPTTAVFGGIANGEPIALGKNLRFFGDGWQISKLIDGKRYWRVPVMDGEFVAEETTAVVKGVGGGNLLFLARDTDAALNAAQTAVDAMRAVPNVILPFPGGVVRSGSKVGSKYSALPASTNDAFCPGLSELALRTELTGDVQSVLEIVIDGLSDTDVAEAMRVGIAAATGADAGVEKGLVRISAGNYGGKLGPFHFHLHQLCDAPENR, encoded by the coding sequence ATGAGCGATATCACTTCGAGCGCGGCGCCTGTAGTCGAGCGTCCGGCGGCACCGCGCAGCGTGCGCGGCGTCGCGATCGACGACACGTTTGCCGAAGCGTTTCCGATGAAAGCGACGCGCCTGATCGTGACGGCGCGTAACGCCACCTGGGCACGCAACGCAGCCATCGCGGCAACCGGCTTTGCGACATCCGTGATCGCGTGTGGCTGCGAAGCGGGCATCGAGCGCGAACTGTCACCCGACGAGACACCCGACGGCCGGCCAGGCGTCGCCCTGCTGCTATTTTCGATGTCCGGCAAGGAACTCGCGAAACAGGTCGAGCGCCGCGTCGGACAGTGCGTGCTGACATGTCCGACGACGGCCGTTTTCGGTGGCATCGCGAATGGCGAGCCCATCGCGCTCGGCAAGAATCTGCGCTTCTTCGGCGACGGCTGGCAGATTTCGAAACTGATCGACGGCAAGCGCTATTGGCGCGTGCCCGTGATGGACGGCGAATTCGTCGCCGAGGAAACGACAGCCGTCGTCAAAGGCGTCGGCGGCGGCAACCTGCTCTTTCTTGCGCGCGACACCGACGCGGCACTCAATGCAGCGCAGACGGCCGTTGACGCGATGCGCGCGGTGCCGAACGTGATCCTGCCGTTTCCGGGCGGCGTCGTGCGCTCGGGCTCGAAGGTCGGCTCGAAATATTCGGCACTGCCTGCCTCGACCAACGATGCGTTCTGCCCCGGCCTCAGCGAACTTGCACTACGCACCGAACTGACGGGCGATGTGCAGAGCGTGCTCGAAATCGTCATCGACGGATTGAGCGATACGGATGTGGCCGAAGCCATGCGTGTCGGCATCGCGGCGGCGACGGGCGCGGACGCTGGCGTGGAAAAGGGACTGGTGCGGATCTCCGCAGGCAACTATGGCGGCAAGCTCGGGCCGTTTCACTTTCATCTGCATCAATTGTGCGACGCGCCGGAGAACCGATGA
- a CDS encoding LysR family transcriptional regulator, translated as MLHLTLRQLKVFEASARHLSFSRAAEELHLTQPGVSSQLKQLETGIGMPLFEQVGRRVFLTAAGKELYSHTRLLQQQLSLLEASLDQLRDMKQGKLKVSVVSGMTNPLALQLIAKFTRAFPGVNVSLSVGNRECVLNELANNETDLAIMGMPPEGQGLAAVRVAKNPLVMIAPPDHSLVRERRIALGALERETFLVRESGSGTRRAMERFFAEHRTSFRPGMEVSSNEAVKWAVQAGMGLSVVPLATIMAELETLRLKVLDVEHFPIVRYLYLVHRESKQLSAAASAFRDSLINGAHEAGERVSGE; from the coding sequence ATGCTGCACCTGACATTGCGCCAGCTAAAGGTGTTCGAGGCGAGTGCGCGTCATCTGAGTTTTTCGCGCGCAGCGGAGGAGCTTCATCTGACGCAGCCCGGCGTGTCGTCGCAACTGAAGCAGCTCGAAACGGGCATCGGTATGCCGCTGTTCGAACAGGTCGGACGGCGCGTCTTCCTGACAGCGGCGGGCAAGGAGTTGTACAGCCATACGCGGCTGTTGCAGCAACAGTTGTCGCTTCTCGAAGCGTCGCTCGATCAGCTGCGCGACATGAAGCAGGGCAAGCTGAAGGTGTCGGTGGTGAGCGGGATGACCAACCCGCTCGCGCTTCAGTTGATCGCGAAGTTCACGCGGGCTTTTCCAGGCGTGAACGTGAGTCTCTCCGTCGGTAACCGGGAGTGCGTGCTGAACGAACTGGCGAACAACGAGACCGATCTCGCCATCATGGGGATGCCGCCCGAAGGGCAAGGTCTCGCTGCCGTGCGCGTGGCGAAGAATCCCCTCGTGATGATCGCGCCGCCCGATCACTCGCTCGTGCGCGAGCGCCGCATTGCGCTGGGCGCGCTCGAGCGCGAAACGTTTCTGGTGCGCGAATCCGGCTCCGGCACGCGCCGCGCGATGGAGCGCTTCTTTGCCGAGCACCGGACCAGCTTTCGGCCAGGCATGGAAGTGAGCAGCAACGAGGCTGTGAAATGGGCCGTGCAGGCGGGTATGGGCCTGTCAGTCGTGCCCCTCGCGACGATCATGGCCGAACTCGAAACCCTTCGGCTCAAGGTGCTCGATGTCGAGCACTTTCCGATCGTCCGGTATCTGTATCTGGTGCATCGCGAGAGCAAGCAGCTTTCGGCTGCCGCGTCGGCGTTCAGGGACAGTCTGATCAACGGAGCCCATGAGGCGGGTGAGCGGGTGTCGGGCGAATGA